A part of Microbulbifer sp. MI-G genomic DNA contains:
- a CDS encoding surface lipoprotein assembly modifier gives MLLFFFTMPSVNADEDTELRLRQRNVLTEQRREASLLEAPGEEKESQEREEAGRGIEPVGNTVQQLGYALYRSLQQRQWDAVDHLLQRYLALPDHDRMLVYYARGALARRQGDFIQAEAEYRALLSLQPEFLPGQLELARVLFENHKNDDAIRLFRHIEKTIPEAETMAQGVRNKVSLFIRALEDRDSWRGSMAIGPSYIDNLNQSSKSYRCFLRAPDNSCLIDRRAPEAISANGVSFDAALDRHFSFNSHHGLQLNTLLYGKNYSAHQAFNESTVAIKWGYSYRSAANQYLAAPMYEYRTLGDNTLYSAWGGNLQWTHHFSSKTALKLETSFREEEYEKDVYAFESGGRASIYATAWHQPFDQWLLFAGLDYISKQTAKPVNARVSRGLRFGASQTLQWGVEITLFCAFRERKYGAFSKSFGTRRMDREQNYNLLIRVPGVDFYGLAPGISLQYSRVKSNVDWLYSYEKASVDIVLEKRF, from the coding sequence GTGTTATTGTTTTTTTTCACTATGCCGTCTGTCAACGCCGATGAAGATACTGAATTAAGGCTGCGGCAAAGAAATGTTCTCACCGAACAGAGGCGGGAAGCCTCCCTGCTGGAGGCGCCTGGAGAAGAAAAAGAATCCCAGGAACGGGAGGAGGCTGGGAGAGGGATTGAGCCGGTGGGGAATACGGTGCAGCAACTCGGTTACGCTTTGTACCGGTCGCTGCAACAGCGGCAGTGGGACGCTGTCGACCACTTGCTGCAGCGCTACCTCGCACTGCCCGATCACGACCGAATGCTGGTGTATTATGCCCGTGGCGCCCTCGCCCGCAGGCAGGGAGACTTCATACAGGCGGAGGCTGAGTATCGCGCACTGTTGTCATTGCAGCCCGAATTTCTGCCGGGACAACTGGAACTGGCCAGGGTTTTGTTTGAGAACCATAAGAACGACGATGCCATCCGCCTGTTTCGCCATATAGAAAAAACCATCCCAGAGGCTGAGACGATGGCACAAGGGGTGCGCAACAAGGTTTCGCTTTTTATCCGGGCGCTCGAAGACCGGGATTCCTGGCGGGGATCAATGGCGATTGGCCCCAGCTATATCGATAATCTGAATCAGTCATCAAAAAGCTATCGCTGTTTCCTGCGCGCACCCGATAACAGCTGCCTGATCGACCGTCGAGCGCCTGAGGCGATTTCTGCCAATGGCGTGAGCTTTGATGCTGCGCTCGATAGGCACTTTTCTTTCAACAGCCATCACGGCCTGCAGCTCAATACCCTGTTGTATGGAAAGAATTATAGTGCGCACCAGGCGTTTAATGAGAGTACCGTTGCGATAAAGTGGGGCTACAGCTATCGCAGTGCAGCAAATCAGTACCTGGCGGCTCCCATGTATGAGTATCGGACACTCGGCGATAATACCCTTTACTCCGCCTGGGGTGGCAATCTGCAATGGACGCACCACTTTTCCAGCAAGACCGCCTTGAAACTGGAGACATCTTTCAGGGAGGAGGAATACGAGAAAGACGTTTATGCTTTTGAGTCGGGCGGGCGCGCCTCCATCTATGCCACCGCGTGGCATCAGCCTTTTGATCAATGGCTGTTGTTTGCAGGGCTTGATTACATATCCAAGCAAACGGCCAAACCGGTGAATGCCCGTGTTTCCCGGGGCTTGCGTTTTGGTGCATCGCAAACACTGCAGTGGGGAGTTGAGATAACATTGTTTTGCGCCTTTCGTGAGCGTAAATACGGTGCCTTCAGCAAGTCCTTTGGTACCAGGAGAATGGATCGGGAACAGAATTACAACCTGCTGATCCGGGTGCCAGGAGTCGATTTTTACGGCCTGGCGCCTGGTATCAGCCTGCAATACAGCCGGGTTAAAAGCAATGTGGACTGGCTCTACAGCTATGAAAAGGCCTCGGTCGATATAGTGCTGGAAAAACGCTTTTAA
- a CDS encoding ferredoxin--NADP reductase: MSKLNIEKVLDVHHWNDTLFSFKTTRDSGFRFENGHFTMIGLQQDNGRPLLRAYSIASANYEDELEFFSIKVPDGPLTSRLQKIQPGDEIFVRQKPTGTLVADHLLPGKRLWLLSTGTGLAPFLSIIKDPSVYERFDQVILTHGVRYVSELAYQEQIEHELPEHEYFGEMVREQLLYYPTVTREPYRNNGRLTELMLTGKLFSDLGVPKPKVEEDRFMLCGSPGMLKDLTKILNDWGFRETRAGVPHEYVIERAFVEK; encoded by the coding sequence ATGTCCAAATTGAATATAGAGAAGGTGTTGGATGTCCATCACTGGAACGACACACTATTTAGCTTCAAGACCACCCGGGATTCGGGTTTCCGCTTCGAGAATGGACATTTTACGATGATCGGTCTGCAGCAGGACAACGGTCGCCCACTGCTGCGTGCCTACTCCATCGCCAGTGCCAACTATGAGGATGAACTCGAGTTCTTCAGTATCAAGGTGCCAGATGGCCCCCTGACTTCCCGGTTACAGAAGATCCAGCCGGGCGATGAGATCTTTGTGCGGCAGAAGCCCACCGGTACCCTGGTGGCGGATCACCTGCTGCCTGGCAAGCGTCTGTGGCTGTTGTCCACGGGAACCGGCCTGGCCCCCTTTCTGAGCATTATTAAAGATCCCTCCGTCTATGAGCGGTTCGACCAGGTGATCCTGACACATGGCGTTCGCTATGTTTCCGAACTGGCTTATCAGGAGCAGATTGAGCATGAGCTGCCCGAGCACGAATACTTTGGGGAAATGGTGCGTGAGCAGTTGCTCTATTACCCGACAGTGACCCGCGAGCCCTACCGCAATAATGGCCGTTTGACGGAACTGATGCTAACCGGCAAGTTGTTTTCGGATCTGGGAGTACCCAAGCCCAAGGTTGAGGAAGACCGCTTTATGCTGTGCGGCAGCCCGGGAATGCTGAAAGACCTCACCAAAATCCTCAATGACTGGGGATTCAGGGAAACCCGCGCGGGTGTGCCCCACGAGTATGTGATTGAACGTGCGTTCGTAGAAAAATAA
- a CDS encoding aspartate/glutamate racemase family protein yields MLTYNAIEENSPTVGVIAGTPTDTRFGLDFLTARQLRGVGLSLSSSPQAQTQLQALDRGTLTEQLITAIEQLCQAGAQAAMIYCNSLSGAVDLAAVKAAAPIEVVSPLEVYTELTRRYRNFGLLAANCQSCANIEREILERNKTAKVIGIGNLQIVEDIEDNLAPEVIIEQHALDDLVAALVKSGVQILILGCTHFDYFYRELLTHCDGIRLFLPSERMLQLLQAHLPTKPA; encoded by the coding sequence GTGTTGACCTACAATGCTATTGAAGAGAATTCCCCCACCGTTGGGGTGATCGCGGGGACGCCCACAGATACCCGCTTTGGACTGGACTTCCTCACAGCGCGCCAGCTGCGTGGAGTCGGCCTGTCCCTGTCATCCTCGCCGCAGGCACAGACCCAGTTACAGGCGCTCGACCGCGGCACCCTTACCGAGCAGCTGATCACCGCCATTGAGCAACTGTGCCAGGCCGGGGCCCAGGCTGCTATGATCTACTGTAACTCCCTCTCCGGCGCCGTGGACCTGGCTGCGGTAAAGGCCGCGGCCCCGATCGAAGTGGTTTCCCCACTGGAAGTGTACACAGAGCTGACCCGGCGTTATCGCAACTTCGGTTTGCTGGCCGCCAACTGCCAGAGCTGTGCCAATATCGAGAGGGAAATTCTCGAACGCAATAAAACGGCCAAGGTCATCGGAATCGGCAACCTGCAGATCGTCGAGGATATTGAAGACAATCTCGCCCCAGAGGTAATTATCGAACAACACGCCCTCGACGATTTGGTGGCCGCTCTGGTAAAAAGCGGGGTACAGATCCTGATCCTGGGCTGTACCCACTTTGACTACTTTTATAGGGAGCTGCTTACCCATTGTGATGGTATCCGCCTGTTCCTGCCCTCGGAGCGCATGTTGCAGTTGTTACAGGCACATCTGCCCACCAAACCGGCTTGA
- a CDS encoding Slam-dependent surface lipoprotein, with product MKKFTLAACTAGTLLLSGLGHAGFDGTQSYNVDIEVGESVINGGPHTAGKAGIGIAAFGSTQSKVDFQGLVLSSSQSNGIYTLASGHGGVGAFNFAKVGAGDVWFGEWAEDITGGGTNDGKRAVYYVGDDQGTTVPTSGTATYSVKGVNHYTSTQNNQLSGTFTADFGAQTLNGSMSNGTLVIGIATNIDLATAGFSGTAITSTASGTATGHFFGADAAALAGIAQFPGADRGLDTAFGGTKD from the coding sequence ATGAAAAAATTCACCCTGGCGGCATGCACTGCCGGTACCCTGTTGTTGAGTGGTCTCGGCCACGCCGGCTTCGATGGAACGCAAAGTTACAATGTGGATATCGAAGTGGGCGAGTCCGTGATCAACGGCGGCCCCCACACAGCCGGCAAGGCGGGTATCGGCATTGCGGCCTTCGGTTCCACGCAGTCCAAAGTGGATTTTCAGGGGCTCGTCCTGTCCAGTAGCCAGAGCAACGGCATTTATACCCTGGCCTCCGGCCACGGCGGTGTGGGCGCTTTCAATTTTGCCAAAGTGGGTGCTGGAGACGTCTGGTTTGGGGAGTGGGCCGAGGATATCACCGGTGGCGGTACCAATGACGGCAAGCGCGCAGTCTATTACGTTGGCGACGACCAGGGGACTACGGTACCCACCAGTGGCACTGCCACCTATTCCGTCAAAGGGGTCAACCACTACACTAGCACCCAAAACAACCAGCTCAGCGGCACTTTCACTGCCGATTTTGGCGCACAGACACTGAACGGCTCAATGTCTAATGGCACCTTGGTAATTGGTATCGCTACCAATATCGATCTCGCCACGGCCGGGTTCAGTGGTACAGCAATTACCTCGACTGCCAGCGGCACAGCTACAGGCCATTTTTTTGGTGCTGATGCCGCAGCCCTGGCCGGCATCGCCCAGTTCCCCGGTGCCGATCGTGGATTGGACACGGCTTTCGGTGGCACCAAAGACTAG
- a CDS encoding PadR family transcriptional regulator, whose translation MSLRYAVLTLLDIEPGSGYDLKRRFERSVSHFWSASHQQMYRELHKLHQEGLLDCVEQPQEGKPDKKLYSLTDKGCAELRHWVTQPTAPQKIREPFLVRMFAGHHLDRDDLRSALNSQLQLHREVLRHYQEQNEKVLNSDAALQKRYWLAHRTLLLGIEAEKTWITWLENLSEELE comes from the coding sequence ATGTCTCTGCGCTATGCTGTCCTCACGCTTTTGGACATTGAGCCAGGTAGTGGTTACGACCTGAAGCGCCGCTTTGAGCGCAGTGTGTCGCACTTTTGGAGTGCCAGTCACCAGCAGATGTACCGGGAGTTGCACAAGCTGCACCAGGAAGGCCTGCTGGATTGTGTTGAACAGCCCCAGGAGGGGAAGCCGGATAAAAAGCTTTACAGTCTTACCGATAAGGGGTGCGCCGAGTTACGCCATTGGGTAACCCAACCGACCGCACCGCAAAAAATTCGCGAACCTTTTCTGGTGCGGATGTTTGCAGGCCACCACCTGGATCGCGATGATTTACGCAGTGCGCTGAACTCCCAACTGCAGCTGCACAGGGAGGTGCTGAGGCATTACCAGGAGCAAAATGAAAAGGTGCTAAACAGTGACGCTGCCCTGCAAAAGCGCTACTGGCTCGCCCACAGGACTTTGCTGTTGGGGATTGAGGCAGAAAAGACCTGGATCACCTGGCTGGAGAACCTGAGTGAAGAGCTGGAATGA
- a CDS encoding lipocalin family protein, producing the protein MKWFSLAVLLFSILWLGACTRVPEGVEPVEDFQLQRYLGHWYEIARLDHAFERGLTLVTADYSLNPDGSVAVVNTGYSKGRDAWQLAEGRAEFVGPRDVGHLKVSFLGPFYSSYIVIALAGDYDYAMVSGYNKSYLWILSRTPTMPQDVLEQFLQKARAMGYPVEQLIFPKQEAQPGNRPSAQ; encoded by the coding sequence GTGAAGTGGTTTTCGTTGGCAGTGTTACTGTTTTCCATTCTCTGGCTGGGTGCCTGTACGCGGGTGCCAGAGGGGGTAGAGCCGGTAGAAGATTTCCAGCTGCAGCGCTATCTGGGCCACTGGTATGAGATTGCCCGCCTGGACCACGCCTTTGAACGGGGGCTGACTCTGGTAACGGCGGACTACAGCCTCAACCCCGACGGTTCTGTGGCCGTGGTCAATACCGGCTATTCGAAAGGACGCGATGCCTGGCAACTGGCAGAGGGGCGGGCCGAGTTTGTCGGGCCCAGGGATGTGGGCCATTTGAAAGTCTCTTTCCTCGGGCCTTTCTATTCCTCCTATATCGTGATTGCGCTGGCGGGTGACTATGACTACGCGATGGTGTCCGGCTATAACAAGTCTTACCTGTGGATATTGTCCCGCACCCCGACCATGCCTCAGGATGTGCTGGAACAGTTTTTACAAAAGGCCCGGGCGATGGGTTACCCTGTTGAGCAACTGATTTTCCCCAAGCAGGAAGCCCAACCGGGCAACAGGCCCTCAGCGCAATAA
- a CDS encoding LysR family transcriptional regulator — protein MRYTLRQLEVFLACAHHENVSRAAASLSMSQSAASTALKEFEQQFALRLFERTGKRLRLNELGRQLWPRAEQLLERARELEQTLASHRDLGRLKIGATLTIGNYLAASVMARYMEEQPGTRVELEVANTSVITERVLSFELDLGLIEGEFNHPDLEMIPWRSDELVVFCAPSHPLTQRKRLTDKDLLKATWITREPGSGTRQTFERAMAGLLPHLHILLELQHTEAIKRAVETGLGISCLSRVSLTDAFKRGSLVELPVPQRDLGREFYFALHRQKYRSTGIERWLELCRQVP, from the coding sequence GTGCGCTATACGCTGCGCCAGCTGGAAGTGTTCCTCGCCTGTGCCCACCACGAAAATGTGAGCCGCGCAGCGGCGAGCCTGAGCATGTCGCAGTCCGCCGCCTCCACCGCTCTCAAGGAGTTTGAGCAGCAGTTTGCCCTGCGCCTGTTTGAACGTACGGGCAAGCGCCTGCGCCTCAACGAATTGGGCCGCCAACTCTGGCCCAGGGCCGAGCAGCTGTTGGAACGGGCTCGGGAATTGGAACAGACTCTCGCTAGCCATCGCGATCTGGGGCGCCTGAAAATAGGCGCCACCCTGACCATTGGCAACTACCTGGCAGCCAGTGTGATGGCGCGCTATATGGAGGAGCAGCCGGGCACACGCGTGGAGCTGGAAGTCGCCAACACCTCGGTAATCACCGAGCGGGTTCTCAGCTTTGAGCTGGATCTGGGACTGATCGAAGGGGAGTTCAACCACCCGGATCTGGAAATGATCCCCTGGCGCAGCGACGAACTGGTCGTGTTTTGTGCGCCCTCCCACCCCCTGACCCAGCGCAAACGCCTGACGGACAAAGATCTGCTCAAAGCTACCTGGATCACCCGAGAACCCGGCTCCGGCACCCGCCAGACTTTTGAGCGGGCAATGGCGGGGTTACTTCCCCACCTCCATATTCTGTTGGAATTGCAACACACAGAAGCCATCAAGCGGGCTGTGGAAACCGGCCTCGGAATCAGCTGCCTGTCCAGGGTTTCATTGACGGATGCGTTTAAGCGCGGTTCCCTGGTGGAGCTGCCGGTGCCCCAGCGGGACCTCGGCCGGGAATTCTATTTTGCCCTGCACCGGCAGAAATACCGCAGCACAGGTATTGAGCGCTGGTTGGAGCTGTGCCGACAGGTTCCGTAA